TGAACAGCATCCCGCAGGCACGCGCATACCAGCCCACGAACGGCACCCGCGCCATCTCCTGCTTGAGCAGGAAGTGCAGCGGCACCGGAACCGCGCGGAACAACGCGCAGATGTCGATGATCGACTGGTGGTTGGAGACCAGCAGGCGCGCGCGCGACCAGTCGATGTCGTCGGCGCCTTCCACCTCGAATCGCGCGCCTGCGCCGGCGATCAGCGTGGGTGCCCAGCAGCGCGCGGCCATGCGCAGCGCGAGGTCGCGGCGCCGCGTCAGTGCCAGCACCAGCAAGGCCAGGCTGATCCAGCCCGCCGTCCAGAACAGCATGAACACGAAGCCGAGGGCGTTGTGGGCGCCCCAGGCCAATCGTCGCGCGGCCGGTTCGGCCTCTTCCATGGTGTCGACGCGGATCTGCATCGGCGAAGCATACCAATGCCGCCAGGCGCTTCCGCGCTTCAGCGCAGGAAGTCGCGCCAGAACGCCGGGCCCAGCGCCGCCATCTGGCGAAGAAAGGAGAGAAAACTGACATAGCGGCCAGGGAAACGCCGCTTGCGGTACATGAACTCGATGGCAAAGAACCCGCCCACGACGCCGTAGGTCAGGAGGTTTGCGAACAACGACCATTGTTCGAGGGTGATCGCCACCGGCGGCCGGATGCCGAGGCTCGCCAGCAGGCCGCCCGGCTCCGCCGCCAGCGCCAGCGCCAGGTTGGCCAGCGCCATGCCGGCGAGCACCCAGGCCCAGGCCGCGGTCAGGCCGCGGCTGTAGGCGAGCAGGTCCGGCGCCAGCGTGGCCGGCGTGCTGCCGTCCAGGGCCGCCACGATGCGGGTGATCAGCGCGCCATGTGGTGACTGCAGGCTGCGCCCGAACAGCCACGCGATCAGCGCGACGAACGCCACCGGCACCAGCAGCAACGGCACCGCGGCCAGGCCGGCGAGGTAGAGCGCGTGGCAGGCGGCGACCGACAGCGGCAGCAGCAGCCACGCCCAGGTGCGGCGCGCGGCGATGCCGGCGGCCAGCATCATCACCACCAGCGAAAGCAGCGCGCCGTAGGCGAAGCGGCCGTCGCCGGTGGCGCTGGCGGCATGCGCCAGCAACGCGTAGGCAACCGCCATCGCCACCTGCAGGCCGAGGACCATGGACGTCGTCCCGGCGGCGGCGGGCGCGTTCAGGTGCGCTGCTGCTCGACGTGTGCCGACAGCGCGCGCAGCGACGCGAAGATGCGCAGGTTTTCCTCGTTGTCCGAGCGCAGCTGGAAGCCGTAGCGCTTGCCGACCGCCAGCGCGAGCTCCAGCGCGTCGATCGAATCCAGGCCCAGCCCGGTGTTGAACAGCGGCGCCTCCGGGTCGATGCCGGCCGGATCGACGTCCTCGAGGTTCAGGCTTTCGACCAGCAGTTCGGCGAGTTCGCGTTCGGCGGGGGTCTGGTTGGACATCTGCGGTTTCCGGGTTGCGGCTGGGGTCGTGGCGACCGTGGCCCGCCGGCCCTGCGGCTGGCGGCGCGCTATCATCTGCGTCCCGGAATCATCGCATGGCCGCACAGCGCCGCGAAATGTCGAACACAACCGAAGACACGGACGCCTCCGCGCAAGACATCGAAACCGACGTGCTGGTGATTGGCGGCGGCCCCGCCGGTTCCACCGCCGCGACCCTGCTGGCCCGGCGCGGCTGGCGCGTGCTGATGCTGGAGAAGGCGCTGCATCCGCGCTTCCACATCGGCGAATCGCTGCTGCCCATGAACCTGCCCATCCTCGAGCGCCTTGGCGTGCTGGAGCAGGTGCGCGCGATCGGCGTGCACAAGCAGGGCGCCGATTTCCCGCTGCAGGATGCGGCCGGCACCACCAACGTGTTCCGCTTCGACCGCGCCATCAACCCGAAGTACGGCTACGCGTTCCAGATCAAGCGCGAGGAGTTCGACCAGTTGCTGTTCGAACACGCGCGCGCCAATGGCGTGGACGGCCGCGAACAGGTTTCGGTCGACGCGGTGGAGTTCGAAGGCGGACGCCCCACGGTGGCGCGCGCACGCGACGCCGACGGCAACACGCTGCGGGTGCGCATGCGCTACGTGGTCGATGCCAGTGGCCGCGACACGTTTTTCGGCCGCAAGCTCAAGCTCAAGCAGAAGAGCAGCCACCACCAGTCGGCGGCGATCTTCAGCCACTTCCGCGGCGTGCAGCGCCGGCCGGGCGAAGACGCCGGCAACATCACCATCGACCGCTTCGCGCACGGCTGGTACTGGCTGATCCCGCTGCGCGGCGACGTGATGAGCGTCGGCGCCGTATGCCATCCCGAATACCTCAAGCAGCGCCGCGGCAACAACGAAGACTTCCTGATGCAGACTCTGGCGCTGGCGCCATCGGTGTGGTCGCGCATGCAGGATGCCGAGCGCGTGGCGCCGGTGCACGCCACGGGCAACTACTCCTATGGGTGCAGCCGGATGTCGGGCGACGGCTGGGTGATGGCCGGCGACGCGTTCGCCTTCATCGACCCGGTGTTCTCGTCGGGCGTGTACCTGGCGATGAACAGCGCCGAGCATGCGGCCACGGTGGTCGACGGCAGCCTGCGCACGCCGGCGCGCGAGCGCGCCCTGCAGCGCGCCATGGACCGGCGCCTGCGCCGCGGGCTGAAGCACTTCTCGTGGTTCATCCACCGCTTCACCACGCCGGTGATGCAGCGCCTGTTCGCGGCTCCGCGCAACGACTGGCAGCTCGAGCAGGCGGTGATCTCGATGCTGGCCGGCGACGTGTTCGACAACAAGCCGGTGCTGCGCCGGCTGCGGCTGTTCCGCCTGCTGTACGCGGCGAACGCCGTGGTGATCGCGCCGCAGGCGCTGCGCGGCTGGCTGCGCCGCCGTCGCCAGGTCGCTGAACAGTTCAGCGGCGACACGCTGCAGGACGGCAACCCATGAACAGCGTGCTCGCCTCCCTGCCAGCCGCGCCACGCCTGGCCGTCGACTATGTCCACGCCGATGCGCCGCAGGCGCTGCTCGGCGACGACACCCTGGCGGTGTTCGGCTTCGGCGCGCGCGTCCCCCAGGCGCTCGCCGATCCGCGCTACCTGCGCGTGCCGCTGGAGCCCCATGGCGATGCGCCATACGAAGTCTGGCGCGCCAACGCGCCGGTGATGCGCGGCCGCGACGGCGACATCCGCTGGTCCAGCGACGGCCAGCTGCTGTTCGGCGCCATCGAGGTGGAAGAGGGCGCGGACGGCATCGAAGCCGCGGCGCGCCACGCCTATGCACGGCTGGTGGCATTCACCCGCGGCAGCCGCACGCCGCACCTGCTGCGCATCTGGAACTACCTCGACGCGATCACCGTGGGCCAGGGCGACGCGGAGCGCTACCGCGAGTTCTGCATAGGCCGCGCCGCCGGTCTCGGCGATTTCGATGCCCGTACGCTGCCGGCGGCGACCGCCATCGGCCGCTGCGACGGGGCACGCGTGGTGCAGGTCTACTGGCTGGCCGCGCACGCGCCCGGCACGCCGGTCGAGAACCCGCGCCAGGTCAGCGCCTACCACTACCCGCGCCAGTACGGCCCGCAGCCGCCGAGCTTCGCGCGCGCGATGCTGGCGGCCGACGGCAGCGCGATGCCGCTGCTGCTGTCCGGCACCGCCGCCGTGGTCGGGCATGCCTCGATGCACGAGGGCGAACTTCTGGCGCAGGTCGACGAGACCTTCGCCAACTTCGATGCGCTGCTGCACATGGCGCGCGCGCGATGCCCCGCCCTGCCGCCGCGCTTCGGTGCCGGCACGCGGCTCAAAGTGTACGTGCGCGACCGCGCCGACCTGCCGCTGGTGGCCGCGGCGCTGGACCGCCGCTTCGGCGACACGGTGCCGCGCATGCTGCTGCACGCCGCGATCTGCCGGCGCGAGCTGGCGGTCGAGATCGACGGCGTTCACGGAAATCCAGAGAGCCCCGTCACCTCCTGAACAGACAGCCGATCACAATACCGTGGCGTTCTGTTGCGCTGCAAGATTGAGTATCGGGGCAAAAAAAATGCAGACTCGGCGCGGGCCAAGACGACAACGACCCGCCGCAGCATCCACTCTTTGCATTGACCAAGGAGCACCGCCGGGGAGACGGTGGCATCGACCACTGCATCCCGCGTGCCTCCATTCCGAGGATCGCCCTGATGAAATGCACCACCCTGTTGCTGCTGGCCGGCCTGAGTGCCGGTTTTGCCGCGCATGCGTCCGAGCCGGCCGTCGCCGACTCCGACGCCACCGGCAGCCTTGCCGGCGTCACCGTTGCCATCGATCCCGCCACCGGTCGCCTGCGCGCACCGACCGCGTCCGAACTGGCGTCACTGCGCGCGGCCGCGAGCCGCATGCGGACCGACAACTCCATGTCGATCGCCAAGCCGGGCCCGAAGACCCGCGCCGAAGCCGAGCGCACCATGCGTCGCCATCCCGATGGCCGCGTCAGCATGCAGGTGTCCGACGACATGATGTCGAATGTCACCGCCACCCAGCAGGCCGATGGCAGCATCGTGATCACCCACGGCGACCACGCCCCCGCCACGGAGGGCGCCGCCCATGAATAAGACCCTGCTTGCGTGCGCCCTGGCCGTTGCCTCGGTGGCCGCCATCGGCACCGCCCAGGCCGCGAACATCATTCCGGTCAACATGAACGCTCCCGGCGTCGGCCTCAACGACCCCGCCGCGGCGACGCCGGTCGGCAACAACCCGGGCAAGACGGTCGGTGAACAGCGCCGCATCGTGTACCAGTTCGCGGCCGACCTGTGGGGCGCGGTGCTGGAAAGCGACGTGGACATCCGCGTGCGCGCCCAGTTCACCCCGCTCACCTGCGACGCCACCAGCGGCGTGCTCGGCTCCGCCGGCGCGCGCTTCATCCAGCGCGACTTCGACGGCGCGGTGCCGGCCACCTGGTATGGCGAAGCGCTCGCCAACGCCATCGCCGGCGACAACCTGTCGCCGACCGAAGACGAGATCAACAGCAACTTCAACTCCAACCTCGGCACCCCGGGCTGCCTGGAGAATTCCGGCTGGTACTACGGCCTCGACGGCAACACGCCGGCAGGGAAGATCAACTTCCTTGACGTGGTGATGCACGAGATCGGCCACGGCCTGAACTTCCAGGGCTTCCACAACCTGGCCACCGGCGCGCCGCAGAGCGGCTTCACCGACATCTATTCGAGCTTCGTGTACGACAACGCCACCAGCAAGGCGTGGAATGCGATGACCAACGCCGAGCGCGTTGCCGCCGCGAAGTCCGATGCACTTGCCTGGACCGGCGCCGAAGTCACCGCGCAGGTGCCGGACGCGCTCGCGCCGCTGACCATGCTGGTCGCCAGCGGCACCGCCACCGGCAGCTTCGCCTTCGGCACCGCGGCCTTCGGTCCGGAAGCCACCTCGGCGAACTTCAACGGGGCGGTGGTGCTGGTCAACGACGGCAGCGCAGCGCCCTCGCAGGGCTGCGTGGCCTCGCCCGCCGGTGCCTACGCAGGCAAGGTGGCGATCGTCGATCGCGGCACCTGCGCGTTCGAGATCAAGGCGAAGTTTGCCCAGGATGCCGGCGCGATCGCGGTCATCGTGGCCAACAACGCCCCCGGTACGATCGCCATGGCCGAGGACGCCACGGTCAATGCCACGGTGCCGACCATCAGCGTCTCGCAGGCCGACGGCGTCACCATCAAGGCGGGCATCCCGGGCGTCAACGTGACGCTGGCACAGGTCCCCGGGCGGTTCGCCGGTTCCGACATCGCCGGCCGCGCGCGCCTCTACTCGCCGACCGTGCTGGCCCAGGGTTCCACGTTCTCGCACTTCGACATCAGCCACGTGCCGAACGCGCTGATGGAGCCGTCGATCAACCAGGACCTGGACGGCAACCTGCGCCTTGACCTGACCCCGGCGCTGTACGCGGACATGGGCTGGACGCTGAACGACGGCAACGCCACGACCCACGGCGGGCGTTGCGACACCGGCGTGCCGGTGTTCGATGCCGAGGTCGTCGGCATGGTCGGTGGTGCCAACCTGCAGGCCGCCGAGGCCATGTGCCGCAGCACGGTCAAGGCCAAGGCCGGCGTCGCAGCCTGCCTTGCCCCGTTCGTCGCCAAGCTGCGCTCGGTGGGTGCCATCCCGGCGAGCGCGGAAGCCTCGCTGCGCAAGTGCTCGCTGTAACACGCGTTTTGCATTGAGGTAGTTCAGGGCCGGCGCTCCTTCGGGGCGCCGGCCCTTTTTCATGTCCGCGATGCGCCGCCCCGCCGCGGCGTAGAATCCCGCCATGGCCTATCCCGACACCCGTTTCCGGCGCATGCGCCGCGATGCGTTCTCGCGCCGGCTGATGCGCGAGCACACCCTGACCGCCGACGACCTGATCTATCCGGTGTTCGTGCACGAGCCCGCGGGCCGTGCCGCGATCGCGTCGATGCCGGGCATCGAACGCATGTCGATCGACGACCTGTTGCGCGAAGCCGACACCGCCTGCGAACTCGGCGTGCCGGCGCTGGCGCTGTTCCCGGTTACCGCGCCGGAAGCCAAGTCGCTCGACGCCGCCGCGGCCTGGGACGACGAGGGCCTCTGCCAGCGCGCGGTGCGCGCGCTCAAGGCGCGCTTCCCGGAGCTGGGCGTGATCACCGACGTCGCCCTGGACCCCTACACCAGCCACGGCCAGGACGGCCTGGTCGACGGCCGCGGCTACGTCACCAACGACGCAACCGTGGAGGCGCTGGTGCGCCAGGCGCTGTCGCACGCGCGCGCCGGTGCCGACGTGGTGGCACCCAGCGACATGATGGACGGCCGCATCGGCGCGATCCGCTTCGCGCTGGAGGAGGACGGCCACGTCCACACCCGCATCCTCGCCTACGCGGCAAAGTACGCGTCGAGCTTCTACGGCCCGTTCCGCGACGCGGTGGGCAGCGCCTCGGCACTCGGCAAGGCCGATAAGCGCACCTACCAGATGGATCCGGGCAACAGCGACGAGGCGCTGCGCGAAGTCGCCGCCGACCTCGACGAAGGCGCCGACATGGTCATGGTCAAGCCGGGCATGCCCTACCTCGACGTGGTGCGACGGGTGAAGGACAGCTTCGGCGTGCCCACCTTCGCGTACCAGGTGAGTGGCGAGTACGCGATGCTCAAGGCCGCCGCCGCGAATGGCTGGCTGGACGAGCGCGCCTGCGTGCTGGAATCCCTGCTCGGCTTCAAGCGCGCCGGTGCCGACGGCGTGCTGACCTATTTCGCGCTGGACGCCGCGCGCTGGCTGCGCGAGGGCTGACGGCGCAACGACCGGGACCGGCTGCAGGCAGCACTGCGGGCGGCGTAGACTCGGAGCAAACGCCCGGCCACGCACCCGCGGCCGGCAACGCCAAGGCAACAGGGAGGCATGGCATGAAGCATTACGCGGTATTCGGGCATCCGGTCGCGCACTCGCTCTCTCCTCGCATCCATGCCGCCTTCGGGCGAGAGACCGGGATCCCGGTGGACTACGTCGCGATTGACGCGGACACGGGCGGGTTCCCGCACGCATTGCATTTGTTTGCCGCACGCGGCGGCGCCGGCGCCAACGTCACCCTGCCGCTCAAGCAACTGGCGCTGGACCTGTGCACCGACGTCACCGAGCGCGCGCGCCGCGCCGGTGCGGTCAACACGCTGGTGCGCAACGGCGAAACCTGGCACGGCGACAACACCGACGGCACCGGCCTGGTGCGCGACCTCACCGGCCGCCATGCGCTGGACCTGCGCGCGCGGCGTACGTTGTTGATCGGCGCCGGCGGCGCGGCGCGCGGCGTGGCGCCGGCGCTGCTGGACGCCGGCATCGGCGACCTCTTCATCGTCAACCGCACCTCGGCGCACGCCGACGCGCTGGCCGACGGCCTCGGCCAGCCCGGGCGCGTGCACCCGCGACACCTGTCCGATATCGGATCGCTGGGCGAATTCGAGCTGGTGGTCAACGCCACATCGGCGGCGCGCAACACCGGGCTGATGGGGCTGCCGCGCTCGCTGGTCGGGCGACGGATGGCGGCGGTGGACCTCAACTACGGCGAGGCGGCGGTCCCGTTCCTGGCGTGGGCACGCGCCAGCGGCGCGCACGCGGTCGTCGACGGCCTGGGCATGCTGGTGGAGCAGGCGGCGCTCGGCTTCGCGCGCTGGCACGGCGTGGAGCCCGAGACCGACGCCATCTACGGCGAGCTGCGCGCCGAACACAACCACCTGATCACCGCCGACTGACCGGCGCGGACCGGGCCGGCCGCGCGCCCACTCAGCCGGCCGCCAGGTATTCGTCCTTCAGGCGCACGTAGTGCGCGGCGCTGTACAGCAGGCCTTCGACGGCGGCATCGTCGATCGTGCGCACCAGCCGCGCCGGGTTGCCGAGCCACAGCTCGCGGCTGCGCACCACCTTTCCCGGGGACAGCAGCGCACCGGCGCCGACGTAGCCGTTGTCCTCGACCACCGCGCCGTCCATCACGATCGCGCCCATGCCCACCAGCGCCGCATTGCCGATGCGGCAGGCGTGGATGATCGCGCCGTGGCCGATGGTGACGTCGTCGCCGATCACGGTGGCGTAGCCGTCCATGCGCGAATGCGGGCCGGCATGGCTGACGTGCACGATGGCGCCGTCCTGCAGGTTGCAGCGCGCACCGATGCGCACCACGTTGACGTCGCCGCGCACCACGGTGCCTGGCCACAGCGAGCAGTCGTCGCCGAGTTCGACGTCACCGATGACGGTGGCGGCGGGATCGACGTAGACGCGCGCGCCGAGGCGTGGAAACTGGCCGCGGTAGGGTCGGAGGTTCATGCGCGCATTCTAGCCCGGCTATAGTCGCCGCCATCGCGCGCCGGAGCCCCGCATTGAAGATCGCCAGCTGGAACGTCAACTCGCTCAACGTGCGCCTGCCGCACCTCGAGCAATGGCTGAAGGACGCAGCGCCGGACGTCGTCGGCATCCAGGAGACCAAGCTCGACGACGCGCGCTTCCCCGACGACGCGCTGGCCGCGCTCGGCTACCGCAGCGTGTTCTCGGGGCAGAAGACCTACAACGGCGTGGCGATCCTCGCGCGCGGCCAGGCGCCCGCCGACGTGCAGGTCGGCATCCCGGGATTCGAGGACGAGCAGAAGCGGGTGATCGCGGCCACCGTCGGCGACGTGCGCATCGTCAACCTGTACGTGGTCAACGGCCAGGACGTCGGCACCGACAAGTACGCCTACAAGCTGCGCTGGCTGGCAGCGGTCCGCGACTGGCTGGCGGCCGAGCGCGCACTGCATCCGCGGCTGGTGGTGGTGGGCGATTTCAACATCGCTCCCGATGCTCGGGACGTGCACGATCCGGCGGTGTGGAACGAGGGGCACATCCTCACCTCCACCGCCGAGCGCGATGCGCTGCGCGCCCTGCTGGATCTTGGCCTGCACGACGCGTTCCGCCTGCACAACGACGAGGCCGGCGTGTTCAGCTGGTGGGACTACCGCCAGGCGGCGTTCCGTCGCGACCTCGGCCTGCGCATCGACCTCACTCTGGTGTCCGACGCTTTGCGCGCCGAGGCCGTGGCAAGCGGCATCGACCGCGAGCCACGCGCCTGGGAGCGCCCGAGCGACCACGCCCCGGCGTGGGTGCGCCTGGGCGGCTGAGCGCAGGCCACTACCACTGAACGAAAGGGCAGCTCTAGCGCCCCTGTGGTGTCCGTGAGGCCTTCGCGGCTCATGTCCCCCGGATCCGCCTGGCGGCGGATGCCTCCTCCTTGACTTCCCCGCGAAGGCCTCCCGGCCACTTCGGGGCTGTGCGCCGGCTGCCGGTACCGCGACCGTGCGCGAGATCGCGGGCTGTGGCTTTGCTCCTCAATCCACCGCGTAGTGCGGCGTACCGGGTGGTACCCGGCGCCCTATCAGCGCCGCGCTTCTTCCTCCAACGGATCGCGAAAGGAACGCAAAAAAAAGGCCCGGCATTGCCGGGCCCTTCCTCTCACCGACCTGATCAGGTCAGCGCACGCTGCCGCGCCGGAACAGGTTGACGATGGCGAGCAGGATCACCGCGCCGATCAATGCGGTGATCAGGAAGCCGACCCAGCCGCCACCCAGGCCCAGGCCGATGGCCGGCAGCAACCAGCCGCCGAGGAAGCCGCCGATGATGCCGACGATGATGTTGAGCAGGAGGCCCTGCTGTCCGTCGGTGCGCATGATCATGCTGGCCAGCCAGCCGGCGATGCCACCGACGATCAGGTAGATGATGAAATTCATTCGATTCTCCAGGTGGTCACGGGGGCCGAACCCGTATCTGGGACGGCGCCGGCGCAGTCTCCCGGCCTCCGCGTGACGGCTGCGTAGCGGCGAGGCGCCCTGGACGGGCTCAGGGCCCGCCGTGCTGGAGCAATGCGAGCAGCGCCTCTCGCGGCAGCTTTCCGGTCTCGTTGCGC
This Luteimonas sp. MC1572 DNA region includes the following protein-coding sequences:
- a CDS encoding pteridine-dependent deoxygenase, whose translation is MNSVLASLPAAPRLAVDYVHADAPQALLGDDTLAVFGFGARVPQALADPRYLRVPLEPHGDAPYEVWRANAPVMRGRDGDIRWSSDGQLLFGAIEVEEGADGIEAAARHAYARLVAFTRGSRTPHLLRIWNYLDAITVGQGDAERYREFCIGRAAGLGDFDARTLPAATAIGRCDGARVVQVYWLAAHAPGTPVENPRQVSAYHYPRQYGPQPPSFARAMLAADGSAMPLLLSGTAAVVGHASMHEGELLAQVDETFANFDALLHMARARCPALPPRFGAGTRLKVYVRDRADLPLVAAALDRRFGDTVPRMLLHAAICRRELAVEIDGVHGNPESPVTS
- the hemB gene encoding porphobilinogen synthase translates to MAYPDTRFRRMRRDAFSRRLMREHTLTADDLIYPVFVHEPAGRAAIASMPGIERMSIDDLLREADTACELGVPALALFPVTAPEAKSLDAAAAWDDEGLCQRAVRALKARFPELGVITDVALDPYTSHGQDGLVDGRGYVTNDATVEALVRQALSHARAGADVVAPSDMMDGRIGAIRFALEEDGHVHTRILAYAAKYASSFYGPFRDAVGSASALGKADKRTYQMDPGNSDEALREVAADLDEGADMVMVKPGMPYLDVVRRVKDSFGVPTFAYQVSGEYAMLKAAAANGWLDERACVLESLLGFKRAGADGVLTYFALDAARWLREG
- a CDS encoding GlsB/YeaQ/YmgE family stress response membrane protein is translated as MNFIIYLIVGGIAGWLASMIMRTDGQQGLLLNIIVGIIGGFLGGWLLPAIGLGLGGGWVGFLITALIGAVILLAIVNLFRRGSVR
- a CDS encoding phosphopantetheine-binding protein, whose amino-acid sequence is MSNQTPAERELAELLVESLNLEDVDPAGIDPEAPLFNTGLGLDSIDALELALAVGKRYGFQLRSDNEENLRIFASLRALSAHVEQQRT
- the aroE gene encoding shikimate dehydrogenase; translation: MKHYAVFGHPVAHSLSPRIHAAFGRETGIPVDYVAIDADTGGFPHALHLFAARGGAGANVTLPLKQLALDLCTDVTERARRAGAVNTLVRNGETWHGDNTDGTGLVRDLTGRHALDLRARRTLLIGAGGAARGVAPALLDAGIGDLFIVNRTSAHADALADGLGQPGRVHPRHLSDIGSLGEFELVVNATSAARNTGLMGLPRSLVGRRMAAVDLNYGEAAVPFLAWARASGAHAVVDGLGMLVEQAALGFARWHGVEPETDAIYGELRAEHNHLITAD
- the xth gene encoding exodeoxyribonuclease III, which encodes MKIASWNVNSLNVRLPHLEQWLKDAAPDVVGIQETKLDDARFPDDALAALGYRSVFSGQKTYNGVAILARGQAPADVQVGIPGFEDEQKRVIAATVGDVRIVNLYVVNGQDVGTDKYAYKLRWLAAVRDWLAAERALHPRLVVVGDFNIAPDARDVHDPAVWNEGHILTSTAERDALRALLDLGLHDAFRLHNDEAGVFSWWDYRQAAFRRDLGLRIDLTLVSDALRAEAVASGIDREPRAWERPSDHAPAWVRLGG
- a CDS encoding NAD(P)/FAD-dependent oxidoreductase; protein product: MSNTTEDTDASAQDIETDVLVIGGGPAGSTAATLLARRGWRVLMLEKALHPRFHIGESLLPMNLPILERLGVLEQVRAIGVHKQGADFPLQDAAGTTNVFRFDRAINPKYGYAFQIKREEFDQLLFEHARANGVDGREQVSVDAVEFEGGRPTVARARDADGNTLRVRMRYVVDASGRDTFFGRKLKLKQKSSHHQSAAIFSHFRGVQRRPGEDAGNITIDRFAHGWYWLIPLRGDVMSVGAVCHPEYLKQRRGNNEDFLMQTLALAPSVWSRMQDAERVAPVHATGNYSYGCSRMSGDGWVMAGDAFAFIDPVFSSGVYLAMNSAEHAATVVDGSLRTPARERALQRAMDRRLRRGLKHFSWFIHRFTTPVMQRLFAAPRNDWQLEQAVISMLAGDVFDNKPVLRRLRLFRLLYAANAVVIAPQALRGWLRRRRQVAEQFSGDTLQDGNP
- a CDS encoding gamma carbonic anhydrase family protein, translated to MNLRPYRGQFPRLGARVYVDPAATVIGDVELGDDCSLWPGTVVRGDVNVVRIGARCNLQDGAIVHVSHAGPHSRMDGYATVIGDDVTIGHGAIIHACRIGNAALVGMGAIVMDGAVVEDNGYVGAGALLSPGKVVRSRELWLGNPARLVRTIDDAAVEGLLYSAAHYVRLKDEYLAAG
- a CDS encoding PA domain-containing protein; translated protein: MNKTLLACALAVASVAAIGTAQAANIIPVNMNAPGVGLNDPAAATPVGNNPGKTVGEQRRIVYQFAADLWGAVLESDVDIRVRAQFTPLTCDATSGVLGSAGARFIQRDFDGAVPATWYGEALANAIAGDNLSPTEDEINSNFNSNLGTPGCLENSGWYYGLDGNTPAGKINFLDVVMHEIGHGLNFQGFHNLATGAPQSGFTDIYSSFVYDNATSKAWNAMTNAERVAAAKSDALAWTGAEVTAQVPDALAPLTMLVASGTATGSFAFGTAAFGPEATSANFNGAVVLVNDGSAAPSQGCVASPAGAYAGKVAIVDRGTCAFEIKAKFAQDAGAIAVIVANNAPGTIAMAEDATVNATVPTISVSQADGVTIKAGIPGVNVTLAQVPGRFAGSDIAGRARLYSPTVLAQGSTFSHFDISHVPNALMEPSINQDLDGNLRLDLTPALYADMGWTLNDGNATTHGGRCDTGVPVFDAEVVGMVGGANLQAAEAMCRSTVKAKAGVAACLAPFVAKLRSVGAIPASAEASLRKCSL
- a CDS encoding ketosynthase, translated to MVLGLQVAMAVAYALLAHAASATGDGRFAYGALLSLVVMMLAAGIAARRTWAWLLLPLSVAACHALYLAGLAAVPLLLVPVAFVALIAWLFGRSLQSPHGALITRIVAALDGSTPATLAPDLLAYSRGLTAAWAWVLAGMALANLALALAAEPGGLLASLGIRPPVAITLEQWSLFANLLTYGVVGGFFAIEFMYRKRRFPGRYVSFLSFLRQMAALGPAFWRDFLR